A single Pseudomonas sp. DC1.2 DNA region contains:
- a CDS encoding DUF523 domain-containing protein codes for MQKILISRCLLGHRVRYDGGASGPFDQLQQWIEEGRVVPLCPEVAGGLPTPRAAAEIPGGQGAEVLDGRQPVMTTAGEDVSAEFLSGAYQALACVQKHGIRIAVLKANSPSCGNVLTYDGTFSGVKVRGEGVTAALLKRHGVQVFSELELPEAAAALATLN; via the coding sequence ATGCAAAAAATTCTGATAAGCCGCTGTCTGCTCGGCCATCGCGTGCGTTACGACGGTGGCGCGAGCGGGCCGTTCGATCAACTTCAGCAATGGATTGAAGAAGGACGGGTCGTGCCGCTGTGCCCCGAAGTGGCGGGTGGCTTACCGACACCGCGGGCCGCCGCGGAAATTCCCGGAGGGCAGGGCGCTGAAGTGCTCGACGGCCGTCAGCCGGTCATGACGACCGCGGGCGAGGATGTCAGCGCCGAGTTTCTTTCAGGGGCGTATCAAGCGCTGGCGTGTGTGCAAAAGCACGGTATCCGCATTGCCGTGCTCAAGGCCAACAGCCCGTCCTGCGGCAATGTCCTGACCTATGACGGAACGTTCAGCGGGGTGAAAGTCCGTGGCGAAGGCGTGACCGCAGCACTGCTCAAACGGCATGGGGTTCAAGTGTTCAGCGAGCTTGAACTGCCTGAGGCTGCAGCGGCATTGGCAACCCTCAACTGA
- a CDS encoding penicillin acylase family protein, which translates to MKRVLTVLALLIVALAIGAGGYVYSKQPTRQGQVELKNLQRSVTVRYDERGVPHIRAENETDLYRALGYVQAQDRLFQMEIMRRLARGELAEVLGPKLLETDKLFRSLRIRERAERYVADLDRQSPAWKALQAYLDGINQYQDGHAAPVEFDVLGIHKRTFTAEDSISVAGYMAYSFAVAFRTEPLLTYVRDQLGPDYLAIFDLDWQPKGALAKRRATPAPALAASDWKDLNALARLSEQALADNGLPQFEGSNAWVIAGNRSKSGKPLLAGDPHIRFSVPSVWYEAQLSAPGFELYGHHQALVPFAFLGHNLDFGWSLTMFQNDDLDLIAEKVNPDNPNQVWYHEKWTDMVNTEQQIAVKGQPAVTLTLRQSPHGPIINDALGTAAGKTPIAMWWAFLETPNPILEGFYQLNRADTLAKARAAAAKVQAPGLNIVYANAKGDIGWWASALLPKRPAGVNPAFILDGSTHQADKEGFYPFSANPQEENPARGYIVSANFQPVSPTGMEIPGYYNLADRGQQLNRQLSDKSMKWDNEANQQLQLGTTTGYGPRLLAPLLPVLREVVSDPGELKLVEQLAQWPGDYPLDSISATVFNQFLFNLADATMRDKLGNDFFETLLSSRVIDAALPRLAANPDSPWWDNRTTPVKETRADTVKVAWQASMAHLKATLGTDFAQWQWGKAHTLTHGHPLGMQKPLDRIFNVGPFSAPGSHEVPNNLSARIGPAPWPVTYGPSTRRLIDFADPAHSLTINPVGQSGVPFDKHYEDQAEAYIDGMYVQAHFSDEEVTANTRSTLRLLPARSAR; encoded by the coding sequence ATGAAACGCGTCCTGACCGTACTTGCCCTGCTGATCGTCGCGCTTGCCATCGGGGCCGGCGGGTACGTGTACAGCAAGCAGCCGACGCGCCAAGGCCAAGTGGAACTGAAAAACCTGCAACGTTCGGTGACCGTGCGTTACGACGAACGCGGCGTGCCGCACATTCGCGCCGAAAACGAAACGGACCTCTATCGCGCCCTCGGCTATGTGCAGGCCCAGGACCGGTTGTTCCAGATGGAAATCATGCGCCGTCTGGCCCGAGGCGAACTGGCCGAGGTCCTCGGCCCGAAACTGCTGGAAACCGACAAGCTGTTCCGCAGCCTGCGTATTCGCGAGCGCGCCGAGCGCTATGTTGCCGACCTTGATCGCCAGTCGCCGGCGTGGAAGGCGCTGCAAGCCTATCTGGACGGCATTAACCAATATCAGGACGGGCATGCCGCGCCCGTCGAGTTCGACGTACTGGGGATCCACAAGCGCACGTTCACCGCCGAAGACAGCATCAGCGTCGCCGGCTATATGGCTTACAGCTTTGCCGTCGCGTTTCGTACCGAGCCTTTGCTGACTTACGTGCGCGATCAACTGGGCCCCGATTACCTGGCCATCTTCGACCTCGACTGGCAACCCAAGGGCGCGCTGGCCAAGCGACGCGCCACCCCCGCGCCAGCCCTGGCCGCCAGCGACTGGAAAGACCTGAACGCCCTCGCCCGCTTGAGCGAACAGGCCCTGGCCGATAACGGCTTGCCACAGTTCGAGGGCAGCAACGCCTGGGTGATTGCCGGCAACCGCAGCAAAAGCGGCAAACCGTTGCTGGCAGGCGATCCGCACATTCGCTTCTCGGTGCCTTCGGTGTGGTACGAGGCACAACTGTCGGCGCCGGGATTCGAACTCTACGGCCACCATCAGGCGTTGGTGCCCTTCGCGTTCCTGGGGCACAACCTGGATTTCGGCTGGAGCCTGACCATGTTCCAGAACGACGATCTGGACCTGATCGCCGAGAAGGTCAACCCGGACAACCCGAACCAAGTCTGGTATCACGAAAAATGGACGGACATGGTCAACACCGAGCAGCAGATCGCGGTGAAGGGCCAGCCGGCGGTGACGCTGACGCTGCGCCAGTCGCCTCACGGTCCGATCATCAACGATGCGCTGGGCACTGCCGCCGGCAAGACACCGATTGCCATGTGGTGGGCGTTCCTCGAAACACCGAATCCGATTCTCGAAGGTTTCTACCAGCTCAACCGCGCCGATACCCTGGCCAAGGCCCGCGCTGCGGCCGCCAAGGTGCAGGCGCCAGGTTTAAACATCGTCTACGCCAACGCCAAGGGTGACATCGGCTGGTGGGCTTCGGCGCTGCTGCCCAAGCGCCCGGCAGGGGTCAACCCGGCTTTCATCCTTGATGGCAGCACGCACCAGGCAGACAAAGAAGGCTTTTACCCGTTCAGCGCCAACCCTCAGGAAGAAAACCCCGCGCGCGGTTACATCGTTTCGGCCAACTTCCAACCGGTGTCGCCAACCGGAATGGAGATTCCCGGTTACTACAACCTCGCCGACCGTGGGCAGCAGCTCAATCGCCAGCTCAGCGACAAGAGCATGAAATGGGACAACGAGGCCAACCAGCAACTGCAACTGGGCACCACCACCGGTTACGGCCCGCGCTTGCTGGCGCCATTGCTGCCGGTACTGCGTGAAGTGGTGAGCGATCCCGGCGAATTGAAACTGGTGGAACAACTGGCGCAATGGCCAGGCGACTACCCACTCGATTCCATCAGCGCCACGGTGTTCAATCAGTTTCTGTTCAACCTGGCCGACGCAACGATGCGGGACAAGTTGGGGAATGATTTTTTCGAGACGCTGCTGTCGAGTCGGGTGATCGATGCGGCGCTACCGCGTCTGGCGGCCAACCCGGATTCGCCGTGGTGGGATAACCGCACCACGCCAGTCAAGGAAACGCGCGCCGACACGGTGAAAGTCGCATGGCAGGCGAGCATGGCGCACTTGAAAGCGACGCTGGGTACCGATTTCGCCCAGTGGCAGTGGGGCAAGGCGCACACCCTGACGCACGGCCACCCACTGGGAATGCAGAAGCCGTTGGACCGCATCTTTAACGTCGGCCCATTCTCGGCGCCCGGCAGCCATGAAGTGCCGAACAACCTCTCGGCCAGGATTGGCCCGGCACCGTGGCCCGTGACCTACGGCCCCTCGACCCGACGGCTGATCGACTTTGCCGACCCGGCGCACAGCCTGACCATTAACCCCGTGGGTCAAAGCGGCGTGCCGTTCGACAAGCACTACGAGGATCAGGCTGAGGCGTATATCGACGGCATGTATGTGCAGGCGCACTTCAGTGATGAAGAGGTGACGGCCAATACCCGCAGTACCTTGAGGCTGCTGCCAGCGCGGTCTGCGCGGTAG
- a CDS encoding transporter substrate-binding domain-containing protein translates to MRFLPGLICLLPLLSPLAHAELIDDVNDRGELRIALEANTPPYNFKEDGKLTGFEVELGQLLANELDVRADFVVTEAGELLPGVETGKYDVAINHIALTPDLKDRFDFSAPYSYADAQLIAQKQQLHSMQLMQSLQETAPKAGAPTGLVIPFQKGNPAFHNSLQNALQRIKADGRLEALTQKWFGAQTSAEPKP, encoded by the coding sequence ATGCGTTTTTTGCCTGGCCTGATCTGTCTGCTACCCCTTTTGAGCCCTTTGGCTCATGCCGAATTGATCGACGACGTCAACGACCGCGGTGAACTGCGTATAGCCCTGGAGGCCAATACACCGCCCTACAACTTCAAGGAGGACGGCAAACTCACTGGCTTCGAGGTTGAGTTAGGCCAACTGCTGGCCAATGAACTGGATGTGCGGGCCGACTTCGTCGTGACCGAGGCGGGCGAACTGTTACCGGGTGTTGAAACCGGCAAGTACGACGTCGCCATCAACCACATAGCACTGACCCCGGATCTGAAGGATCGTTTCGATTTCAGCGCGCCTTATAGCTATGCCGATGCGCAATTGATCGCGCAAAAACAACAACTGCACTCGATGCAGCTCATGCAGTCGCTTCAGGAAACGGCGCCAAAGGCGGGCGCACCCACAGGCTTGGTGATTCCGTTTCAGAAGGGCAACCCGGCGTTTCACAACAGCCTTCAAAACGCGTTGCAGCGAATCAAGGCCGATGGCCGCTTGGAAGCGTTGACGCAGAAGTGGTTTGGGGCGCAAACGAGCGCAGAGCCCAAACCTTGA
- a CDS encoding ABC transporter permease subunit yields the protein MPGGRQLVIGVPFIWLFMFFMLPFFIVLKISFAEADVAIPPYTEIYSFVDQKLQVLLNLGNYAMLGDDELYIAAYLGSLKMAFFSTVLCLLIGYPMAYAIASARKELQTVLVLLIMMPTWTAILIRVYAWMGILSNNGLLNGFLMSMGWINEPLQILNTNIAVYIGVVYSYLPFMILPLYANLVKHDNSLLEAASDLGSSTFNSFWKITIPLSKNGIIAGCMLVFIPVVGEFVIPELLGGPETLMIGKVLWQEFFNNRDWPVASALAVVMLGILIVPIILFNRSQAKEMEGKE from the coding sequence ATTCCCGGTGGCCGCCAACTGGTCATCGGGGTTCCGTTTATCTGGCTGTTCATGTTCTTCATGCTGCCTTTCTTCATCGTCCTGAAGATCAGTTTTGCTGAAGCCGACGTCGCGATCCCGCCGTACACCGAGATCTACAGCTTCGTTGACCAAAAGCTGCAAGTGCTGCTGAACCTGGGCAACTACGCGATGCTCGGCGATGACGAGTTGTACATCGCTGCCTACCTCGGCTCGTTGAAGATGGCGTTTTTCAGCACCGTCCTCTGCCTGCTCATCGGCTACCCGATGGCCTACGCCATCGCCAGTGCCCGCAAAGAGCTACAGACGGTGCTGGTGCTGCTGATCATGATGCCGACTTGGACCGCGATCCTGATCCGCGTTTACGCGTGGATGGGCATCCTCAGCAACAACGGTCTGCTCAACGGCTTCCTGATGAGCATGGGCTGGATCAACGAACCGCTACAGATCCTCAACACCAACATCGCGGTCTACATCGGCGTGGTCTATTCGTACCTGCCGTTCATGATCCTGCCGCTTTACGCCAACTTGGTGAAACACGATAACAGCCTGCTCGAAGCCGCCTCGGACCTTGGTTCCAGCACCTTCAACAGCTTCTGGAAGATCACTATTCCGCTGTCCAAGAACGGCATCATCGCCGGCTGCATGTTGGTGTTTATTCCGGTCGTGGGCGAGTTTGTGATCCCGGAACTGCTGGGCGGTCCGGAAACCCTGATGATCGGTAAAGTGCTGTGGCAAGAGTTCTTCAACAACCGTGACTGGCCGGTAGCGTCTGCCCTGGCGGTTGTCATGCTGGGGATCCTGATCGTGCCGATCATCCTATTCAACCGCAGCCAGGCCAAAGAAATGGAGGGCAAAGAATGA
- a CDS encoding alpha/beta hydrolase, whose product MPATFDPDHLRASLRPLAEWQPLSGEALAYQRFYALDFPGRKLRTGLGRFEVDGYEVVSQVWWPERARATLFLFHGFYDHTGLYRHVIEWALEQGFAVIACDLPGHGLSSGERASIKDFAEYQDTLQGLFGEAQALELPQPWHLCGQSTGGAIVIDHVLNQGVNTPAQGQVILLSPLVRPRAWGWSQVSYYVLKPFVKGIARRFSENSNDPAFLPFLQADPLQPLRLPTAWVGALGRWIKRIEAAPSSPRRPLIVQGQADMTVDWSHNLEVLKAKFDRPQVLMLPEARHHLANETLALRQEFFGFLSKRIKGRNL is encoded by the coding sequence ATGCCTGCCACTTTCGACCCCGATCATTTGCGCGCCAGCCTGCGGCCTTTGGCCGAGTGGCAGCCGCTGTCGGGAGAGGCGCTGGCCTATCAGCGGTTTTATGCGCTGGACTTCCCAGGACGTAAGCTTCGTACCGGGCTTGGCCGTTTCGAAGTCGATGGTTATGAGGTGGTCAGCCAGGTCTGGTGGCCGGAGCGTGCGAGGGCGACGTTGTTCTTGTTTCACGGCTTCTACGATCACACCGGGCTCTATCGGCATGTCATCGAGTGGGCGCTGGAGCAAGGGTTTGCGGTGATCGCCTGTGACCTGCCGGGGCATGGCCTGTCCAGCGGCGAGCGCGCGAGCATCAAGGATTTCGCCGAGTATCAAGACACCCTGCAAGGTCTGTTCGGCGAGGCTCAGGCGCTGGAGTTGCCGCAACCATGGCACTTGTGCGGGCAGAGCACCGGTGGCGCAATCGTGATTGATCATGTGCTCAATCAAGGCGTGAACACCCCGGCTCAGGGCCAGGTGATTTTGTTGTCGCCGCTGGTGCGACCCCGTGCTTGGGGATGGTCGCAGGTGAGCTATTACGTACTCAAACCTTTCGTCAAAGGGATTGCCCGGCGCTTCAGCGAAAACTCCAACGACCCGGCTTTCTTGCCCTTTCTGCAAGCTGACCCCTTGCAGCCGCTGCGATTGCCGACCGCCTGGGTCGGGGCGCTGGGGCGCTGGATCAAGCGCATCGAAGCGGCACCGAGCAGCCCGCGCCGGCCACTGATTGTTCAGGGGCAAGCGGATATGACGGTGGATTGGTCACATAACCTTGAGGTGTTGAAGGCCAAGTTTGATCGGCCGCAGGTATTGATGCTGCCCGAGGCGCGGCATCACCTGGCGAACGAGACGCTGGCATTGCGGCAGGAGTTTTTTGGGTTTTTGAGCAAGCGGATCAAGGGGCGCAATCTTTAG
- a CDS encoding DUF6436 domain-containing protein, whose amino-acid sequence MRSAYRTSLLASLVALVCAGVLWAAYDWFQGRYLRAFNEHTAVFSGDSLRLPDDLAGPGPVRLVHFWDPACPCNVGNQQHLTELVEHYVPQGVAFYAVQKPGSHGQLPSTLRGLKSIAVLPGSEQVAVSPAVAIWDRAGKLAYFGPYSEGLTCNSSNSFIEPILQALNEGRAVNATHTLAVGCYCPWPVAEP is encoded by the coding sequence ATGCGTTCGGCCTACCGCACCTCCTTGCTTGCCAGCCTGGTCGCCCTCGTGTGTGCCGGCGTCTTGTGGGCCGCTTACGACTGGTTTCAGGGCCGCTATTTACGAGCGTTCAACGAGCACACAGCGGTGTTTTCCGGTGATTCGTTACGCCTGCCTGACGACCTCGCCGGCCCTGGGCCCGTCCGCCTCGTCCACTTCTGGGACCCGGCCTGCCCATGCAATGTTGGCAACCAACAACACCTCACTGAACTGGTTGAGCACTATGTACCGCAAGGTGTGGCGTTTTATGCGGTACAAAAGCCCGGCAGCCACGGTCAGTTACCCAGCACCCTGCGCGGCCTGAAAAGCATTGCCGTGCTGCCCGGTTCCGAGCAAGTCGCCGTCAGCCCGGCGGTGGCCATCTGGGACCGCGCCGGCAAGCTGGCGTATTTCGGTCCTTATAGCGAAGGCCTGACCTGCAATTCGAGCAACAGCTTTATCGAACCGATCCTGCAAGCGCTGAACGAAGGCCGTGCGGTGAATGCGACCCACACGCTGGCGGTGGGTTGTTACTGTCCTTGGCCGGTGGCTGAACCGTAA
- a CDS encoding 2OG-Fe(II) oxygenase — protein sequence MRAMQIPSDHPLLLRIVDDLAARGWSQQTIFLPQSLTLELAAECRKRAAEGELVPAAVGRGPTSEIREGIRGDHIQWLEPGEGGPCDRYLGLMDSLREAMNRGLFLGLEDFESHFALYPPGAFYLKHVDRFRDDDRRMVSAVIYLNDGWLPEHGGQLRMYLEDGIEHDVVPTGGCLVVFLSGEVPHEVLPATRDRLSLTGWFRRRGNEPF from the coding sequence ATGCGCGCCATGCAAATACCCTCTGATCACCCGCTGCTGTTACGTATCGTCGACGACCTGGCTGCACGCGGCTGGTCACAGCAGACTATTTTCCTGCCCCAGTCTTTGACCCTGGAACTGGCGGCCGAGTGCCGTAAACGTGCCGCCGAAGGCGAACTGGTCCCGGCGGCGGTGGGGCGCGGGCCGACCTCGGAGATTCGCGAGGGTATTCGGGGCGATCATATTCAGTGGCTCGAACCCGGCGAGGGCGGGCCCTGCGACCGTTATCTGGGGTTGATGGACAGTCTGCGCGAGGCCATGAATCGCGGTTTGTTCCTGGGACTGGAAGACTTCGAAAGCCATTTCGCTCTGTACCCGCCCGGCGCGTTCTACCTCAAACATGTCGACCGTTTTCGCGACGATGATCGGCGCATGGTGTCGGCGGTGATCTACCTTAACGACGGCTGGCTGCCTGAACACGGTGGCCAGTTGCGCATGTACCTTGAGGACGGCATCGAACATGATGTGGTGCCGACCGGCGGATGCCTGGTGGTGTTTCTGTCCGGGGAGGTGCCCCACGAAGTCCTGCCCGCGACCCGTGATCGCCTGTCGTTGACGGGGTGGTTCCGGCGTCGGGGTAACGAGCCGTTCTGA
- a CDS encoding GlxA family transcriptional regulator — protein MQKTVGIVVFSGVQSLDVTGPMDVFAEANRFLAPEDHYRLEVIGVERGVMPCSNGLSLNAHRHFSEAREAYDLLLVAGGPQLPFRDFGAAFEAWLRDACAVAQRFGSICNGAFVLARAGLLEGRTVTTHWSDAAALAQLCPSTHVDADRLYVQDGELYTSAGVTAGIDLSLYLLAKDHGPEVALSVAKRLVVFTQRSGGQSQFSPFLTPHAEQTSAVALVQLYVLANLNADLSIADLARAANMSARNFSRVFARDAKVTPAEFVERARVDAARVMLESTGAALKTVAWQCGFRDAQHMRSVFNRRLGVTPQQFRVNFAAMV, from the coding sequence ATGCAAAAAACCGTCGGCATCGTGGTGTTTTCCGGGGTTCAGTCGCTGGACGTCACCGGACCCATGGACGTGTTCGCCGAGGCCAATCGCTTTCTGGCGCCGGAGGACCACTATCGGCTGGAGGTGATCGGCGTTGAGCGTGGGGTGATGCCGTGTTCCAACGGGTTATCACTGAACGCTCACCGACACTTCAGTGAGGCGCGCGAGGCTTATGACTTGTTGCTGGTGGCCGGTGGGCCGCAGTTGCCGTTCAGGGATTTCGGCGCGGCATTCGAGGCCTGGCTGCGTGACGCTTGCGCGGTCGCGCAACGGTTTGGCTCGATCTGCAACGGCGCGTTCGTCCTCGCCCGTGCTGGACTGCTAGAGGGGCGGACCGTGACCACCCATTGGAGTGATGCCGCAGCGTTGGCGCAGTTGTGCCCCTCGACGCATGTCGACGCGGACCGTCTGTACGTCCAGGACGGCGAGCTGTACACCTCGGCCGGGGTGACGGCGGGGATCGATCTGTCGCTGTATTTGCTGGCGAAGGATCACGGCCCGGAAGTCGCGCTCAGCGTGGCGAAACGGTTGGTGGTGTTCACCCAGCGCTCGGGCGGTCAATCACAGTTCAGCCCGTTCCTCACCCCACACGCCGAACAGACCTCAGCAGTGGCGCTGGTGCAGCTCTACGTATTGGCCAATCTCAACGCAGACCTAAGCATCGCCGACTTGGCCCGTGCGGCCAACATGAGCGCCCGTAACTTTTCCCGAGTGTTCGCCAGGGACGCGAAAGTCACCCCGGCCGAGTTCGTGGAGCGGGCGCGGGTCGATGCGGCGCGGGTCATGCTCGAAAGTACCGGTGCCGCGCTCAAGACGGTCGCCTGGCAATGCGGCTTTCGCGATGCCCAGCACATGCGCAGTGTGTTCAACCGCAGGCTGGGGGTGACACCACAGCAGTTCAGGGTGAATTTTGCGGCGATGGTTTGA
- a CDS encoding HD domain-containing protein: MSSIIAGIRIPDSALAQATTEYIRDVESDLLYHHSRRVFLFGALSGERQCLAYNAELLYVGAMFHDVGLVAGLRSDRERFEVDGANAAKAFLKPYGLSDDDIEQVWLSIALHTTPGVTRHLRPNVALVTAGVEMDVLGIDYAAFSHAQREDVVHAHPRGEGFKECILCAFANGFKHKPDTTFGTVNADVLIDSQPGFKPMNFVEIIRKSPWAA, encoded by the coding sequence ATGAGCAGCATCATTGCCGGCATCAGGATTCCCGATAGCGCACTGGCCCAAGCCACCACCGAATACATTCGCGACGTCGAATCCGACCTGTTGTACCACCACTCACGCCGAGTCTTTCTGTTCGGAGCCTTGAGCGGAGAGCGCCAGTGCCTGGCCTACAACGCGGAGCTGCTGTATGTCGGCGCCATGTTCCATGACGTGGGTTTGGTGGCAGGTCTGCGCAGTGACCGTGAGCGTTTTGAGGTCGACGGCGCCAATGCGGCCAAAGCTTTTCTCAAGCCCTACGGGCTCAGCGATGACGATATTGAGCAGGTGTGGTTGTCGATTGCGCTGCACACCACGCCAGGCGTGACCCGGCATCTGCGCCCGAACGTGGCGCTGGTCACGGCGGGGGTCGAGATGGATGTATTGGGGATCGATTACGCGGCGTTTTCCCACGCACAGCGTGAGGACGTGGTGCATGCACACCCGCGAGGAGAAGGGTTCAAAGAGTGCATCCTGTGCGCGTTTGCCAACGGTTTCAAACACAAGCCGGACACCACGTTCGGAACGGTGAACGCAGACGTGCTGATAGACAGCCAACCAGGATTCAAGCCGATGAACTTCGTCGAGATCATCCGCAAATCCCCTTGGGCGGCCTGA
- a CDS encoding ABC transporter permease subunit — MKRFSFSSFMLVAGLLFIYLPMLILVIYSFNESKLVTVWGGWSIKWYVGLLDNTQLMGSVMRSLEIACYTAIAAVALGTLAAFVLTRITHFKGRTLFGGLVTAPLVMPEVITGLSLLLLFVAMAQMIGWPQERGIVTIWIAHTTFCAAYVAVVVSARLRELDLSIEEAAMDLGARPWKVFFLITIPMIAPSLAAGGMMSFALSLDDLVLASFVSGPGSTTLPMEVFSAVRLGVKPEINAVASLILLAVSIVTFMVWFFSRRAEEARKRAIQQAIDESAADSWKQPDVRRAQPSQAT; from the coding sequence ATGAAGCGCTTCAGTTTCTCAAGTTTCATGCTGGTGGCGGGGTTGCTGTTCATCTACCTGCCGATGCTGATTCTGGTGATCTATTCGTTCAACGAATCGAAGTTGGTCACGGTGTGGGGTGGTTGGTCGATCAAGTGGTACGTGGGCCTGCTGGATAACACGCAATTGATGGGTTCAGTGATGCGTTCGCTGGAGATTGCCTGCTACACGGCGATTGCAGCAGTAGCGCTGGGCACGTTGGCCGCGTTCGTGCTGACTCGCATCACTCACTTCAAGGGCCGTACATTGTTTGGGGGTCTGGTCACCGCGCCGCTGGTCATGCCCGAAGTGATTACCGGTCTGTCGCTGTTGCTGCTGTTCGTGGCCATGGCGCAGATGATCGGTTGGCCACAGGAACGCGGCATCGTGACCATCTGGATCGCCCACACCACGTTCTGTGCCGCCTATGTGGCGGTGGTGGTGTCGGCGCGCTTGCGTGAGCTGGACCTGTCCATCGAAGAAGCGGCCATGGACCTCGGTGCGCGGCCATGGAAGGTGTTCTTCCTGATCACCATTCCGATGATCGCGCCGTCGTTGGCAGCCGGGGGCATGATGTCCTTTGCGCTGTCGTTGGATGACTTGGTGCTGGCAAGCTTCGTCTCCGGTCCCGGTTCCACGACCTTGCCGATGGAAGTGTTCTCGGCTGTGCGCCTGGGCGTGAAACCTGAGATCAACGCCGTGGCCAGCCTGATCCTGTTGGCGGTGTCGATCGTTACCTTCATGGTTTGGTTCTTCAGTCGCCGTGCCGAAGAAGCGCGCAAACGTGCGATTCAGCAGGCCATCGATGAAAGTGCTGCCGACTCCTGGAAGCAACCGGACGTGCGTCGCGCACAGCCTTCGCAAGCGACTTGA
- a CDS encoding ABC transporter ATP-binding protein, which produces MAVASGAYKKALEGDQTPKEVLVKIDRVTKKFDETIAVDDVSLEIKKGEIFALLGGSGSGKSTLLRMLAGFERPTEGRIFLDGVDITDMPPYERPINMMFQSYALFPHMTVAQNIAFGLKQDKIPSSEVDARVAEMLRLVQMSQYAKRKPHQLSGGQRQRVALARSLAKRPKLLLLDEPMGALDKKLRSQMQLELVEIIERVGVTCVMVTHDQEEAMTMAERIAIMHLGWIAQIGSPIDIYETPTSRLVCEFIGNVNIFEGEVIDDAEGHATITCKDLDRHIYVGHGISTSVQDKSVTYAIRPEKLLVTAQMPTCEYNWSSGKVHDIAYLGGHSVFYVELPSGKLVQSFVANAERRGARPTWGDEVYVWWEDDSGVVLRS; this is translated from the coding sequence ATGGCAGTTGCCTCCGGCGCCTACAAGAAAGCCCTCGAGGGCGACCAGACACCTAAAGAGGTGTTGGTCAAAATCGACCGGGTCACGAAGAAGTTCGACGAGACGATTGCCGTGGACGACGTGTCCCTGGAAATCAAGAAAGGCGAAATCTTCGCCTTGCTTGGCGGTTCGGGTTCGGGCAAATCCACCTTGCTGCGGATGCTCGCCGGGTTCGAGCGACCCACGGAGGGGCGCATTTTCCTCGATGGCGTAGACATTACCGACATGCCGCCTTACGAGCGGCCGATCAACATGATGTTTCAGTCCTACGCCTTGTTTCCGCACATGACCGTGGCGCAGAACATCGCCTTCGGTCTCAAGCAGGACAAGATCCCGTCGTCTGAAGTCGATGCCCGCGTGGCCGAGATGCTCAGGCTGGTGCAGATGAGCCAGTACGCCAAGCGCAAGCCGCATCAGTTGTCCGGCGGCCAGCGTCAGCGGGTGGCGCTGGCGCGTTCGCTGGCCAAGCGGCCGAAGCTGTTGTTGCTCGATGAGCCCATGGGAGCGCTGGACAAAAAACTGCGCTCGCAGATGCAACTGGAGTTGGTGGAGATCATCGAGCGCGTCGGCGTAACGTGCGTGATGGTGACTCATGACCAGGAAGAAGCCATGACCATGGCCGAGCGCATCGCGATCATGCATCTGGGCTGGATTGCCCAGATCGGCAGCCCGATCGACATCTACGAAACCCCAACCAGCCGTCTGGTCTGCGAGTTCATTGGCAACGTCAACATATTCGAAGGCGAAGTGATCGACGATGCCGAAGGCCACGCGACCATCACTTGCAAAGACCTGGACCGTCACATCTACGTGGGCCACGGCATCAGTACCTCGGTGCAAGACAAATCCGTGACTTACGCAATCCGGCCGGAAAAACTGCTGGTTACTGCCCAAATGCCGACCTGCGAATACAACTGGTCCAGCGGCAAAGTGCATGACATTGCCTACCTCGGCGGCCATTCGGTGTTCTACGTCGAACTGCCGAGCGGCAAACTGGTGCAGTCGTTTGTGGCCAATGCCGAGCGCCGTGGCGCGCGTCCGACCTGGGGTGACGAGGTTTACGTGTGGTGGGAAGACGACAGCGGCGTGGTGCTTCGCTCATGA